A stretch of Xyrauchen texanus isolate HMW12.3.18 unplaced genomic scaffold, RBS_HiC_50CHRs HiC_scaffold_786, whole genome shotgun sequence DNA encodes these proteins:
- the LOC127642742 gene encoding nuclear envelope phosphatase-regulatory subunit 1 isoform X1: protein MNSLEQAEVQLFSFSADLKAFERRLTEYVSCLQPATGRWRMILIVVSVCTATGAWNWLIDPDTQKVSFFSSLWNHPFFTISCVTLIGLFFAGIHKRVVAPSIIAARCRTVLAEYNMSCDDTGKLILKPRPHIQ, encoded by the exons ATGAATTCATTAGAGCAAGCTGAAG TGCAGTTATTTTCCTTCTCTGCAGACTTGAAGGCTTTTGAGAGGAGACTGACAGAGTATGTGTCTTGTTTGCAGCCGGCCACAGGCCGTTGGCGTA TGATTCTTATTGTGGTGTCTGTGTGCACAGCAACAGGAGCCTGGAATTGGCTGATAGATCCAGACACTCAGAAA GTTTCTTTCTTCTCATCATTATGGAATCATCCGTTTTTCACGATCAGCTGTGTAACTCTCATTGGCCTGTTCTTTGCTGGAATACACAAACGGGTTGTCGCGCCATCAAT TATTGCAGCACGCTGCCGGACTGTACTAGCAGAATATAACATGTCCTGTGATGAT ACGGGGAAACTTATCCTGAAGCCTCGACCTCATATTCAATAG
- the LOC127642742 gene encoding nuclear envelope phosphatase-regulatory subunit 1 isoform X2, protein MNSLEQAEDLKAFERRLTEYVSCLQPATGRWRMILIVVSVCTATGAWNWLIDPDTQKVSFFSSLWNHPFFTISCVTLIGLFFAGIHKRVVAPSIIAARCRTVLAEYNMSCDDTGKLILKPRPHIQ, encoded by the exons ATGAATTCATTAGAGCAAGCTGAAG ACTTGAAGGCTTTTGAGAGGAGACTGACAGAGTATGTGTCTTGTTTGCAGCCGGCCACAGGCCGTTGGCGTA TGATTCTTATTGTGGTGTCTGTGTGCACAGCAACAGGAGCCTGGAATTGGCTGATAGATCCAGACACTCAGAAA GTTTCTTTCTTCTCATCATTATGGAATCATCCGTTTTTCACGATCAGCTGTGTAACTCTCATTGGCCTGTTCTTTGCTGGAATACACAAACGGGTTGTCGCGCCATCAAT TATTGCAGCACGCTGCCGGACTGTACTAGCAGAATATAACATGTCCTGTGATGAT ACGGGGAAACTTATCCTGAAGCCTCGACCTCATATTCAATAG
- the LOC127642743 gene encoding arylamine N-acetyltransferase, pineal gland isozyme NAT-10-like: MDLGGYFKRIGFTCQYDKADLKTLNTIHKLHVMNIPFENLSLHCGERNTMDLQIIYDKIVKSNRGGWCCENNFLFSWVLKEMGYKYTILASNVFNRANDLNPMASHLINLVEIDGKPYIADVSFGVSCQIWYPLEMISGKDQPQPSGVFRLLNDGTRWILEKTGRKQLVQDNAFAHSSLLDNRLTKNIYCFTLTPHSSDHFLDTCQHLQTSPDSLFMLKSICSLQTSTGFRALIGWTFSEVTFNPQEDSDLVNMKEIPDSEIEDLLLEKFNVVLVNKLTPKNNKAKYCL, translated from the coding sequence ATGGATCTGGGAGGGTACTTCAAAAGGATTGGATTTACATGCCAATATGACAAAGCTGACTTGAAAACTTTGAACACTATCCACAAGCTGCATGTTATGAATATTCCATTTGAGAACTTAAGCTTGCACTGTGGGGAGAGGAACACCATGGACCTGCAGATCATTTATGATAAAATTGTCAAGAGCAATCGTGGAGGCTGGTGTTGTGAAAACAACTTCTTGTTCTCATGGGTCCTGAAGGAGATGGGTTACAAATACACCATACTAGCCTCCAATGTGTTCAACAGGGCGAATGATCTCAACCCCATGGCAAGTCATCTCATCAATCTGGTGGAGATTGATGGGAAGCCTTACATTGCTGATGTGAGCTTTGGGGTGTCATGCCAAATCTGGTATCCCTTAGAGATGATCTCAGGTAAAGACCAACCACAGCCTTCCGGTGTGTTCCGACTCCTAAATGATGGGACGAGGTGGATTCTGGAGAAGACGGGAAGGAAGCAGTTGGTCCAAGATAATGCCTTTGCTCATTCCAGCCTCCTTGACAACCGCCTGACGAAAAATATATATTGCTTCACATTAACACCGCATAGTTCAGATCATTTCCTGGATACATGCCAACACCTGCAGACTAGTCCAGACTCTCTGTTCATGCTCAAATCCATTTGCTCCCTTCAGACATCCACAGGCTTCAGAGCTCTGATTGGCTGGACTTTCAGTGAGGTCACATTCAATCCACAGGAGGACTCAGACTTGGTAAATATGAAAGAAATCCCAGACAGTGAAATTGAAGATTTACTGCTGGAAAAGTTTAATGTAGTATTAGTTAATAAATTAACTCCTAAAAACAACAAAGCAAAGTATTGCCTTTAG